The following proteins are co-located in the Rippkaea orientalis PCC 8801 genome:
- the hemE gene encoding uroporphyrinogen decarboxylase, translated as MTQGNNTPYLLRAARGEILDRPPVWMMRQAGRYMKVYRDLRDKYPSFRDRSENADLAIEISLQPWKAFRPDGVIMFSDILTPLPGIGISFEIPESKGPMIDSPIRTQEQVDNLHSLDPEASLPFIKTILKALRDEVKNEATVLGFVGSPWTLAAYAIEGKSSKDYANIKRMAFSEPAILHQFLSKLADAIAVYVRYQIDCGAQVVQLFDSWAGQLSPQDYKVFALPYQQQVVRQVKATHPDTPLILYISGSAGVLELMGQSGVDIVSVDWTVDMADARQRLGRNMMVQGNIDPGILFGSKQVIRDRILDTVQKAGKGGHILNLGHGVLVGTPEENVGYFFETAKQVDQLLAVPV; from the coding sequence ATGACTCAAGGTAATAATACCCCCTATTTACTCCGTGCTGCACGGGGAGAGATATTAGACAGACCCCCCGTGTGGATGATGCGACAAGCGGGGCGTTATATGAAGGTTTATCGAGATTTACGCGACAAATACCCCAGTTTTCGGGATAGATCGGAGAATGCAGACTTAGCCATCGAAATTTCCCTACAACCCTGGAAAGCATTCCGACCCGATGGGGTGATCATGTTCTCTGATATTCTAACCCCTCTCCCTGGCATTGGCATTTCCTTTGAAATTCCTGAAAGCAAGGGTCCGATGATTGATTCTCCTATTCGTACCCAGGAACAGGTCGATAATCTCCATTCTCTCGACCCTGAAGCGTCTTTACCCTTCATAAAGACTATTTTAAAGGCTTTACGCGACGAAGTGAAGAACGAAGCTACGGTTTTAGGGTTTGTCGGTTCTCCTTGGACTCTTGCAGCTTATGCTATTGAGGGGAAAAGTTCCAAAGATTATGCCAACATTAAACGGATGGCTTTCTCTGAACCAGCCATTTTACACCAGTTTTTGAGTAAATTAGCCGATGCGATCGCGGTTTATGTTCGCTATCAGATCGATTGTGGTGCTCAAGTAGTGCAATTGTTCGACTCTTGGGCGGGTCAATTGAGTCCCCAAGATTACAAAGTGTTTGCACTTCCCTACCAGCAACAGGTCGTCCGTCAGGTGAAAGCAACCCATCCTGATACCCCGCTTATTCTCTATATTAGCGGCAGTGCCGGGGTTTTGGAACTGATGGGTCAGTCGGGGGTAGACATCGTTAGCGTTGACTGGACGGTGGATATGGCTGACGCTAGACAACGGTTAGGACGTAATATGATGGTACAGGGGAATATCGATCCAGGTATCTTATTTGGGTCAAAACAGGTAATCCGCGATCGCATTTTAGACACAGTTCAAAAAGCGGGTAAAGGTGGCCATATCTTGAATTTAGGTCATGGTGTCTTGGTGGGAACTCCTGAAGAGAATGTTGGTTACTTCTTTGAAACGGCTAAGCAGGTTGATCAATTACTCGCGGTTCCCGTTTAG
- a CDS encoding TRAP transporter substrate-binding protein, which yields MKRRNLVKATSQGAIAATVAGIAIGCSKSQNQATSNNTELPKITWQMATSWPLSLDTIFGGATVFAERVAQMSGGRFKISPKPAGDLAPPLEVLNVVKQGAVPCGHTAAYYYIGQNPAAAFGTAVPFGLTAQQQNTWLYEGEGLKLLQELYASQFGVIQFPAGSTGTQMGGWFRKEVSTINDLKGLKMRIPGLGGQVMSKLGVLVQNLPGGEIFQALQTGAIDAAEWVGPYDDEKLGLNKVAQYYYYPGWWEPGPTLEVQINLNAWKKLPVEYQQMIQTAAFEANQIMLARYEARNYEALQRLLQSGTQLRPYSDEILNAAKTSAFELYDEFAAKNADFKAIFENWQKFRDGVFTWSNLNQGSFERFVYKTLDTPSQGS from the coding sequence ATGAAACGGCGAAACCTCGTTAAAGCAACCTCTCAGGGTGCGATCGCAGCAACGGTTGCCGGGATAGCAATAGGATGCAGCAAGTCCCAGAACCAAGCAACCTCTAACAACACAGAACTGCCAAAAATTACTTGGCAGATGGCCACTAGCTGGCCGCTGTCCCTCGATACAATCTTTGGTGGCGCGACGGTTTTTGCCGAAAGAGTGGCTCAGATGAGCGGTGGACGCTTTAAAATCTCCCCCAAACCCGCCGGAGACTTAGCTCCCCCCCTAGAAGTCTTAAACGTGGTTAAGCAAGGGGCTGTTCCCTGCGGTCACACGGCTGCTTATTATTACATCGGACAAAATCCGGCCGCTGCTTTCGGTACGGCTGTCCCTTTTGGACTGACGGCTCAACAACAAAATACTTGGCTCTATGAAGGGGAAGGCTTAAAACTATTGCAGGAACTCTACGCCAGCCAATTCGGAGTCATCCAATTTCCGGCGGGTAGCACGGGCACACAGATGGGGGGGTGGTTTCGCAAGGAAGTCTCAACCATTAACGACTTAAAGGGGCTAAAAATGAGGATTCCGGGCTTGGGGGGTCAGGTAATGAGTAAGTTGGGGGTGCTGGTGCAAAATCTCCCAGGAGGGGAAATTTTCCAGGCTCTACAAACGGGTGCTATTGATGCAGCCGAATGGGTTGGCCCCTACGATGATGAAAAATTGGGACTTAATAAAGTCGCTCAATACTATTACTATCCGGGTTGGTGGGAACCGGGTCCGACTCTGGAAGTGCAAATTAACCTCAATGCCTGGAAAAAGTTGCCCGTTGAATATCAACAAATGATCCAGACCGCCGCCTTTGAAGCTAATCAGATCATGCTGGCTCGTTACGAAGCTCGCAACTATGAGGCATTGCAAAGATTGCTACAAAGTGGAACCCAACTGCGCCCCTACAGTGATGAAATCTTAAATGCAGCTAAGACGAGTGCTTTTGAATTGTATGACGAATTTGCCGCAAAAAATGCTGATTTTAAAGCGATTTTTGAAAACTGGCAGAAGTTCCGCGATGGGGTTTTCACTTGGAGCAATCTCAATCAAGGCAGTTTTGAACGGTTTGTTTACAAAACTCTCGACACGCCATCCCAAGGCTCATAA
- a CDS encoding TRAP transporter small permease subunit — protein sequence MPTLFKFAQTIDYLTEQVGRLLYSIVILTVGIGFYNVAARYLGRFVGLKLSSNALIELQWYLFSLMFFIGFPYILKHSANVRVDFLYAHWSPKRQALIDFLGTVLFLIPFCLIGIYVTFNPVLQSWGQLPDGSWGAWEVSSDADGLPRAPIKSMILVSFALLLLQAISQAIKYGAILQGYEPALREIQSETEKPPIE from the coding sequence TTGCCTACTTTATTCAAATTTGCCCAAACTATCGATTATCTGACGGAACAGGTAGGACGCTTGCTTTACTCGATTGTCATCTTAACGGTCGGGATAGGATTTTACAATGTAGCGGCTCGCTATCTAGGGCGGTTTGTTGGTCTAAAACTTTCCTCCAATGCCCTGATTGAACTACAGTGGTATTTATTTTCCTTGATGTTCTTTATCGGGTTTCCCTACATTTTGAAACACAGTGCTAATGTGCGGGTAGATTTCCTCTATGCTCACTGGAGTCCCAAACGGCAAGCCTTAATCGATTTTCTGGGAACGGTCTTATTTTTGATTCCTTTCTGTCTGATAGGGATCTATGTCACTTTTAACCCGGTTTTACAGTCTTGGGGACAGTTACCTGATGGGAGTTGGGGAGCTTGGGAGGTCTCTTCCGATGCCGATGGGTTGCCTAGAGCCCCGATTAAAAGTATGATTCTTGTCTCTTTTGCGCTGTTGTTACTTCAAGCAATTTCCCAAGCGATTAAGTATGGGGCTATCTTGCAAGGTTATGAACCTGCACTGCGAGAAATTCAGTCAGAAACCGAAAAACCCCCGATTGAATAG
- a CDS encoding TRAP transporter large permease, translating to MGFEWLAIAMFVGFFFILISGYPVAPAFAGTAIIFGLMGLAVGAFDINLLLLLPNVWFQTMSNFTLLAIPFFVFLGVVLEKSGLAEELLETIGIVLGPLRGGMALAVIIVGTLLAATTGVVAATVIMMGLLSLPVMLRYGYDKRLAAGVIVASGTLAQLIPPSLVLVVLSDQLGVSVGDLFLGALIPGLMLSASYAIYVLVLAFLYPNVAPALPLEARRVQGKALIKQVIKAVLPPCLLILAVLGSIFFGIATPTEAGAVGAVGACFLAASKGRWTQNLIKDAAHDTAVVTSVVLMILFCSSFFSIVFNGLGGKELITQFLLNIPGGYISFMIVSNLVIFILGVFLEFIEICFIALPLLVPAAQALGIDMVWFGVVIAINLQTAFISPPVGFSLFYLQSVAPKEIPTTDIHKSALPFMLLQGLILIVVIIFPQTVRWLIDISYN from the coding sequence ATGGGCTTTGAGTGGTTGGCTATTGCCATGTTCGTTGGCTTTTTTTTCATCCTAATCAGTGGTTATCCAGTGGCTCCCGCTTTTGCGGGTACGGCGATTATTTTTGGACTGATGGGGTTGGCAGTCGGTGCTTTTGACATCAATTTGTTGCTGCTGCTGCCCAATGTTTGGTTTCAAACCATGTCTAACTTTACGCTGTTAGCCATTCCTTTTTTTGTGTTTCTGGGCGTTGTTCTGGAAAAATCGGGACTGGCGGAGGAATTGTTAGAAACCATCGGTATTGTGTTGGGACCGCTACGGGGGGGGATGGCACTCGCCGTTATCATTGTTGGTACGTTACTGGCTGCAACAACGGGGGTAGTCGCAGCAACCGTGATCATGATGGGGCTATTGTCTTTACCCGTCATGTTGCGCTATGGCTATGATAAGCGACTGGCAGCCGGCGTGATTGTTGCTTCAGGTACACTTGCCCAGTTAATTCCTCCGAGTTTGGTGCTAGTCGTGTTGAGTGACCAATTAGGGGTTTCAGTGGGGGATTTATTCCTTGGTGCGCTAATTCCTGGTCTGATGCTCTCGGCTTCTTATGCTATCTATGTCTTAGTCCTGGCTTTCTTGTATCCTAATGTGGCTCCTGCCCTGCCACTAGAAGCCCGCCGTGTCCAGGGAAAAGCCTTAATTAAACAGGTCATCAAAGCGGTTTTACCCCCGTGTTTATTGATTTTAGCGGTTTTGGGCAGTATTTTCTTTGGCATTGCCACGCCAACGGAAGCGGGTGCAGTGGGCGCGGTGGGGGCTTGTTTCTTGGCTGCGAGTAAGGGACGCTGGACGCAAAACCTCATCAAAGACGCAGCCCATGATACGGCGGTTGTCACTTCGGTGGTGTTGATGATTCTTTTCTGTTCTTCGTTTTTTAGTATTGTTTTTAATGGGTTAGGGGGAAAAGAACTGATTACTCAATTTTTACTCAATATTCCTGGGGGCTACATCAGCTTTATGATTGTCAGCAACTTGGTTATCTTTATTCTGGGGGTATTTTTAGAATTTATTGAAATTTGCTTTATTGCCTTACCATTATTAGTCCCGGCTGCTCAAGCTTTAGGAATTGATATGGTTTGGTTTGGCGTGGTGATAGCAATTAATTTACAGACGGCTTTTATTTCGCCTCCCGTTGGCTTTTCGCTGTTCTATTTACAAAGTGTTGCCCCTAAAGAAATCCCCACCACGGATATTCATAAAAGTGCTCTTCCCTTTATGCTCTTACAAGGACTTATCTTGATTGTCGTGATTATTTTTCCCCAAACAGTACGCTGGTTGATCGATATCAGTTATAATTAA
- a CDS encoding DUF5132 domain-containing protein, with protein MALKDFVPHLDLKDIAEDLGIPGITAIVLLPVLIPAAGKAAKPLAKATIKGGIILYEKGKGVIANVGETLEDLIAESLAELAEETSEKAAIAEADVMAN; from the coding sequence ATGGCTCTTAAAGATTTCGTTCCTCACCTCGACCTCAAAGATATCGCCGAAGATCTGGGTATTCCTGGCATTACCGCTATTGTCTTGCTTCCTGTGTTAATTCCTGCGGCGGGAAAAGCAGCTAAACCGTTAGCCAAAGCAACCATCAAAGGAGGCATTATCCTCTATGAAAAAGGCAAAGGCGTTATCGCTAATGTTGGTGAAACCTTGGAAGATTTAATTGCCGAATCCTTAGCTGAACTCGCCGAAGAAACAAGCGAAAAAGCAGCTATAGCCGAAGCTGACGTAATGGCTAATTAA
- a CDS encoding cation-translocating P-type ATPase, with protein sequence MKRPNSIDCHQPRETSFVKILHGTVKGRGRYKVQGLFGSNPLKRYLEFNLSLRKGIKTVQANPNTGNILLHFHKDKTTQEIAILIDSLVQDYYRSPKEFAQLFYQQTMVILNTSVPWHLKEIDTIVAELNTSTERGLSHADAQTNLRQYGSNALTEAEPRSGLSIFLDYFKSVPVALLSGAALLSVLTGGIADAIVIMGVVSINAILGYVTESNSERIINSLKHFINPSAWVLREGQLIEINSQDLAVGDILLLQPGSYVPADARLIEADRLSIDESALTGESLPIRKHQEILASPQETIPLAERKNMVYRGTFVTGGQGRGVIVSTGNSTEMGQIQSLVGETSQPSTPMERQLEQAGSQLVLLSSVVCALVFAIGLLRGYGLLEMVKSSISLAVAAVPEGLPTVATTTLALGILNMRKQKVLIRRLEAIEALGSIQALCLDKTGTLTANRMTVLKVCWDGRETKLADGHFWVDNQEINPYSCDELLKLIHIAVLCNDSQINTHQDGTYIIDGSATENALIEMAIAAGVTVADLNHKYPRLLTYHRSTEHNFMATVHRIHESAYLMAVKGNPSEVLDRCSTQMRNGQPVELTEADRQAIEEQNESLAGQALRVLGIAYSQGETADIESLPVSNLIWVGLIGMADPIRPGVTETIADFHTAGINTLMITGDQSPTAYAIGKELNLSQGQPLKILDSTELTDLSPDVLAGLSEQVHIFARISPAHKLQIVQALQQRGLVVAMTGDGINDTPALKAAEVGIAMGHTGTDVAREVADVVLEDDNLQTMIIAVSQGRTIYNNIRKSVHFLLSTNLSEIIVMLFATTGGLGQPLNAMQLLWLNLVTDIFPGLALALEAPEPDVLTLPPRSPDEPIIKSSDFRRIVWESTALSVSSLAAYGYGIARYGISPHASTIAFMSLVSGQLLHALSCRSSRPLRSQQLPPNPYLTGALAGSMGLQWVSLATPGLRNLLHLTPLNLADSLVIGGSAILPLIINEGTKPQ encoded by the coding sequence ATGAAAAGACCTAATTCAATTGATTGTCATCAGCCAAGGGAAACATCTTTTGTCAAAATTCTCCACGGAACTGTCAAAGGAAGAGGTCGATACAAAGTTCAAGGATTATTCGGTTCAAACCCACTCAAACGGTATTTAGAGTTCAATTTATCCCTACGAAAAGGCATAAAAACCGTTCAAGCTAACCCCAATACAGGCAATATTCTTCTACACTTCCATAAAGACAAAACAACTCAAGAAATAGCCATCCTCATTGATTCCCTGGTCCAAGATTATTATCGATCGCCTAAAGAGTTCGCCCAACTTTTTTATCAACAAACAATGGTTATCCTTAACACCTCAGTTCCTTGGCATCTCAAAGAGATTGATACCATTGTTGCGGAACTCAACACCTCAACAGAAAGGGGACTTTCCCACGCCGATGCCCAAACTAACCTAAGACAATATGGGAGTAATGCCCTCACTGAAGCTGAACCCCGTTCTGGGTTGAGCATTTTTCTTGACTACTTCAAATCTGTTCCCGTTGCCCTGTTAAGCGGTGCAGCCCTTCTTTCCGTCCTAACCGGAGGCATCGCTGATGCGATCGTAATCATGGGAGTTGTCAGTATTAATGCCATTTTAGGGTATGTCACCGAAAGTAACTCAGAACGGATCATTAATTCCCTCAAACACTTTATTAACCCCTCTGCCTGGGTACTTCGAGAAGGCCAATTAATTGAAATTAATAGCCAAGATCTGGCCGTCGGGGATATTTTACTCCTACAACCCGGTTCCTATGTTCCGGCTGATGCCCGATTAATCGAAGCTGATCGCCTGAGTATCGATGAATCTGCCCTAACCGGGGAAAGTTTGCCCATCCGTAAACACCAAGAGATCCTAGCCTCTCCTCAAGAAACTATTCCTCTAGCGGAACGGAAAAATATGGTCTATCGGGGTACATTTGTCACGGGAGGCCAAGGCCGAGGGGTGATAGTCTCCACGGGAAATTCAACGGAAATGGGACAAATCCAGTCCTTAGTCGGGGAAACTAGCCAACCGTCTACTCCCATGGAACGACAACTCGAACAAGCCGGAAGCCAACTGGTTTTACTGTCGAGTGTGGTTTGCGCTTTAGTCTTTGCCATCGGATTGTTACGAGGATACGGCTTGCTAGAAATGGTAAAAAGCTCCATTTCTCTCGCGGTTGCTGCTGTTCCCGAAGGATTACCCACCGTAGCTACTACTACCCTGGCCTTGGGTATCCTGAATATGCGTAAACAAAAAGTTCTGATTCGTCGGTTAGAAGCGATCGAAGCCCTCGGTTCTATTCAAGCCCTCTGCTTGGATAAAACAGGCACGCTAACGGCTAATCGGATGACGGTATTAAAGGTGTGTTGGGATGGACGGGAGACTAAGCTGGCAGATGGTCATTTTTGGGTAGACAATCAAGAAATCAATCCCTATAGCTGCGACGAATTATTAAAACTGATTCATATCGCCGTCCTGTGTAACGACAGTCAGATTAATACTCATCAAGACGGAACCTACATCATTGACGGTTCTGCGACAGAAAATGCCTTGATAGAAATGGCGATCGCAGCCGGAGTCACCGTTGCCGACCTCAATCACAAATATCCGCGCCTTCTGACCTACCACCGTTCCACCGAACACAATTTCATGGCCACGGTGCATCGCATCCATGAATCCGCCTATCTCATGGCCGTCAAAGGCAACCCCTCAGAAGTCCTCGATCGCTGTTCAACCCAGATGCGAAACGGTCAACCCGTCGAGTTAACCGAAGCTGATCGACAAGCGATCGAAGAACAAAATGAAAGCTTGGCCGGCCAAGCTTTACGGGTCTTAGGTATCGCTTACAGCCAAGGGGAAACCGCCGATATCGAGTCCTTGCCCGTCTCTAATCTCATTTGGGTTGGGCTCATTGGTATGGCTGATCCCATTCGCCCCGGGGTTACAGAAACCATCGCCGATTTTCACACCGCCGGGATCAACACCCTGATGATCACTGGGGATCAAAGCCCCACTGCCTACGCGATCGGCAAAGAGTTGAATCTCAGCCAAGGACAACCTCTAAAAATCCTCGATTCTACCGAATTAACCGATCTTTCTCCAGACGTATTAGCCGGGTTGTCGGAACAGGTCCATATTTTTGCCCGAATTAGCCCTGCCCACAAACTTCAGATTGTCCAGGCACTCCAGCAACGCGGCTTAGTTGTGGCCATGACGGGGGATGGCATTAATGATACTCCGGCCTTGAAAGCGGCAGAAGTGGGCATTGCCATGGGACATACGGGGACGGATGTCGCGCGAGAAGTCGCTGATGTTGTCCTAGAGGATGATAACCTGCAAACGATGATTATTGCGGTGAGTCAGGGACGCACGATTTACAACAATATTCGTAAATCGGTTCATTTTCTGCTGTCAACCAACCTCAGCGAAATTATTGTCATGTTATTCGCTACCACTGGAGGACTCGGACAACCCCTGAACGCGATGCAGCTACTGTGGCTCAATTTAGTCACCGATATCTTTCCGGGGTTAGCCTTAGCCCTAGAAGCCCCTGAACCGGACGTTTTAACCCTTCCGCCGCGATCGCCTGATGAACCGATTATTAAATCCTCCGATTTTCGACGGATTGTGTGGGAATCGACGGCGTTATCGGTGAGTTCTTTAGCGGCCTATGGCTATGGTATCGCTCGTTATGGGATCAGTCCCCATGCTAGTACCATCGCGTTTATGAGTTTGGTTAGCGGACAACTCCTCCATGCCCTCAGTTGTCGGTCATCAAGACCTTTACGAAGCCAACAACTGCCCCCAAATCCCTACTTAACGGGAGCCCTGGCTGGATCGATGGGGCTTCAGTGGGTATCCTTGGCTACCCCTGGATTGAGAAATCTCTTACACCTGACTCCCCTTAATCTGGCTGATAGTTTGGTGATTGGAGGTAGTGCTATTTTGCCGTTGATTATCAATGAAGGAACGAAACCTCAATAA
- the metK gene encoding methionine adenosyltransferase: MKKDFMFISESVTQGHPDKLCDQISDAIVDHFLRHDPYSRVVTECAVSTAIVFIAARFQSDAMIDFPKIARQVIKQVGYEESSFSAKTCSIVTSLQEVASMNDRYVDERQLSDEEIEAIPVKNQATVFGFACRQTPALMPLPIWLAHQLAKRLTQVRQDNILSYLTPDGKTQVGVEYRDRLPYRLQSITVIASQDSSSIAKSPNFQQFQQDIRETVIDAVFADDSLLIKPDQETQIFINPDGPLLVGGPAVHSGLTGRKNAIDTYGEYSRHSGAALSGKDPTRIDRIGAYAARYAAKNLVAAGLADECEVQLSYSIGIARPISIQVQTFGTGKVPDEMLTEILEKHFEFRLAGIIKQFNLRFLPSLIKGGFYRKLAAYGHVGRTDLGVIPWEETNQISLLHDCANKAYIF; the protein is encoded by the coding sequence ATGAAAAAAGATTTTATGTTTATTTCTGAATCAGTTACTCAGGGTCATCCTGATAAACTTTGTGACCAGATTAGTGATGCGATTGTGGATCACTTTTTGCGTCATGATCCCTACTCACGGGTGGTAACTGAGTGTGCTGTGTCCACAGCGATTGTGTTTATTGCTGCACGTTTTCAGTCGGATGCGATGATCGATTTTCCGAAAATCGCGCGACAAGTCATTAAACAGGTGGGTTATGAGGAATCCTCTTTTAGTGCCAAAACCTGTAGCATTGTCACCAGTCTACAAGAAGTTGCTTCGATGAATGATCGTTACGTCGATGAAAGACAACTGTCTGACGAGGAAATAGAAGCCATTCCGGTTAAGAATCAAGCAACGGTGTTTGGTTTTGCTTGCCGACAAACCCCGGCGTTGATGCCTTTGCCGATTTGGTTGGCACATCAATTGGCTAAAAGACTGACTCAAGTCCGACAAGACAACATTCTATCCTATCTTACCCCGGATGGTAAAACTCAGGTGGGGGTAGAATACCGCGATCGCCTTCCCTATCGTCTCCAGAGTATTACGGTGATTGCCAGTCAAGATTCGTCTTCTATCGCCAAGAGTCCTAATTTTCAGCAATTTCAGCAGGACATTCGAGAAACGGTGATTGATGCGGTGTTTGCTGATGATTCCCTTCTCATTAAACCCGATCAAGAGACTCAAATTTTTATTAATCCCGATGGTCCTCTATTAGTTGGGGGGCCGGCGGTTCATTCGGGTTTGACGGGAAGAAAAAATGCGATCGATACCTATGGAGAATATTCTCGACACAGTGGGGCGGCCTTGAGTGGCAAAGATCCCACGAGAATTGATCGCATTGGGGCCTACGCAGCGCGATATGCGGCGAAAAATTTGGTGGCTGCTGGATTAGCCGATGAATGCGAAGTTCAGTTAAGTTATTCTATTGGGATTGCCCGGCCGATTAGTATTCAGGTGCAAACTTTTGGAACGGGGAAAGTTCCTGATGAAATGTTAACGGAGATTTTAGAAAAACATTTTGAATTTCGTTTAGCGGGTATTATTAAACAGTTTAACTTACGATTTTTGCCCAGTCTGATTAAAGGCGGTTTTTATCGAAAACTCGCTGCTTATGGTCATGTCGGTCGGACTGATCTCGGTGTAATTCCTTGGGAAGAAACCAATCAAATTTCACTGTTACACGATTGTGCAAATAAGGCCTACATTTTTTAA
- a CDS encoding acyl-CoA dehydrogenase family protein has product MQTKIAPQNNTEESLLSSAQTYFIQQVAPQAALLDQDTEALKQSFKKMGDHGLLGLNIPQQWGGKGASELTYRRFQILIARYSGALAFLQTQHQGAIAKLIVSPNTPLKQTYLPLMATGEMLVGVGFSQLRRQGKPLMQATPVTGGYLLTGEVPWITGWNIFEEFIIGATLPTSEALYGIIPFREEPGLHFSQPMELAVMGVTNTVKATLTDWFLPCDRLVSLHPPGTVQESDRKNVLHHGFFALGCAQAGLDILEQACQQKSLPFLQPALDSLHNELMQCTQGMLASLSPDRVLYEKRLQLRGWAINLASRCSQGAVIASSGGANFLSHPAQRVYREALVFTVLGQTSEVMEETLKQLVSEEF; this is encoded by the coding sequence ATGCAAACTAAAATAGCTCCTCAGAACAACACAGAAGAAAGTTTACTCAGCAGTGCACAAACCTATTTTATCCAACAAGTTGCCCCCCAAGCAGCCTTGCTCGATCAAGACACAGAAGCCCTCAAACAAAGCTTCAAAAAAATGGGCGATCACGGGTTATTAGGCTTAAATATTCCTCAACAATGGGGCGGCAAAGGAGCTTCAGAATTGACCTATCGTCGCTTTCAAATCCTCATAGCGCGGTATTCAGGAGCTCTCGCCTTCTTACAAACCCAACACCAAGGAGCGATCGCTAAACTCATTGTCAGTCCCAATACCCCCCTCAAACAAACCTACTTACCCTTGATGGCCACCGGAGAAATGCTCGTTGGGGTAGGCTTTTCCCAATTACGCCGTCAGGGGAAACCCCTCATGCAAGCAACCCCCGTTACAGGAGGCTATCTGTTAACTGGAGAAGTCCCCTGGATCACGGGATGGAATATCTTTGAAGAATTTATCATCGGGGCGACGTTACCCACCTCAGAAGCCTTATATGGAATCATTCCCTTCCGAGAAGAACCCGGATTACACTTTAGTCAACCCATGGAATTAGCGGTAATGGGTGTCACTAATACGGTAAAGGCTACCCTCACCGACTGGTTTTTACCCTGTGATCGCCTTGTCTCGCTTCATCCACCCGGAACGGTGCAAGAAAGCGATCGCAAAAATGTCCTCCATCATGGGTTTTTTGCCCTAGGATGTGCCCAAGCGGGCTTAGATATTCTCGAACAAGCTTGTCAGCAAAAATCCCTACCTTTCTTGCAACCTGCCTTAGATTCTCTGCATAATGAATTGATGCAATGTACCCAAGGGATGTTAGCCTCCTTGTCTCCTGATCGGGTTCTCTACGAAAAGCGGTTACAGTTACGCGGGTGGGCAATTAATTTAGCGAGTCGATGTAGTCAAGGGGCGGTGATCGCATCAAGTGGGGGAGCCAATTTTCTCTCTCATCCAGCCCAGCGTGTCTATCGAGAGGCATTAGTGTTTACGGTACTCGGACAAACCAGCGAAGTGATGGAGGAGACGTTGAAACAATTGGTATCTGAAGAGTTTTAA
- a CDS encoding nucleoside triphosphate pyrophosphohydrolase: protein MRQYHHKLVRDKIPDIIAKSENFCEIRTLSEQEYLEALKHKLLEEAQEVIEADPENLVKELGDLFEVIDNILIAYQISRETVINYQQQRRKERGGFTQRIQLIWTETQAQ, encoded by the coding sequence ATGCGTCAATATCATCATAAATTAGTCAGGGATAAAATCCCAGACATTATTGCTAAAAGTGAGAATTTCTGTGAAATTAGAACCTTATCTGAACAGGAATATTTAGAAGCATTGAAGCATAAATTACTCGAAGAAGCCCAAGAAGTGATTGAGGCTGATCCCGAAAATTTAGTAAAAGAATTAGGGGACTTATTTGAAGTTATTGATAATATCTTAATAGCCTATCAGATTTCCCGAGAGACTGTTATTAATTATCAACAACAACGACGAAAAGAACGAGGGGGGTTTACCCAACGGATTCAACTGATTTGGACTGAAACTCAAGCGCAATAA